The following are encoded together in the Halorubrum lacusprofundi ATCC 49239 genome:
- the cbiT gene encoding precorrin-6Y C5,15-methyltransferase (decarboxylating) subunit CbiT, giving the protein MSNVSLPHDAKAGPTKSEVRAVLQGKLDLAPDDHFVEVGSCTGAVTIDAARRAGRVTALERKPERLAVTRKNLAANDTSADVTLRETEAPAGLPEDADALFLGGSRNYEAILDHVGAHDVDRVVMNVSRLEVAGAATEAFRERDLLDEVVQFQVSHGYELAGATSFDSQNPVYMLVGGTEATANDLHVDDDVATDGGRANASRLDAGGDDR; this is encoded by the coding sequence CGAAAGCCGGCCCCACCAAATCCGAAGTCAGGGCCGTCCTCCAGGGCAAACTCGACCTCGCGCCCGACGACCACTTCGTCGAGGTCGGCTCCTGCACCGGCGCCGTCACCATCGACGCCGCACGCCGTGCCGGCCGCGTCACAGCACTCGAACGAAAACCCGAACGCCTCGCAGTCACGCGGAAGAACCTCGCCGCGAACGACACCAGCGCCGACGTCACCCTCCGGGAGACCGAAGCACCAGCCGGGCTCCCCGAGGACGCCGACGCCCTCTTCCTCGGCGGAAGTCGGAACTACGAAGCGATCCTCGACCACGTTGGGGCTCACGACGTCGACCGCGTCGTCATGAACGTCTCGCGACTCGAGGTCGCCGGCGCCGCAACCGAAGCGTTCCGCGAACGCGACCTCCTCGACGAGGTCGTCCAGTTCCAGGTGAGTCACGGCTACGAACTCGCGGGCGCCACCAGCTTCGACTCCCAGAACCCCGTCTACATGCTCGTCGGCGGCACCGAGGCCACCGCGAACGACCTCCACGTCGACGACGACGTCGCGACCGACGGCGGTCGCGCGAACGCGTCGAGACTCGATGCCGGAGGTGACGACCGATGA
- a CDS encoding cobalt-factor II C(20)-methyltransferase, whose translation MTLYGVGLGPGDADLVTVRGQRVLETADVVYSPGRLSRTVATEHVPESRIGDLDFPMTRDADELRRAWKAAASEIAPRACDGDVAFVTLGDPNVYSTFGHLRRTFDAFHPEVDLEVVPGVSAVTAFTTALGVEVAAGASLALHEAARGHAPTGPDRMILFKVTDVPATHEGLVDAGYDVTYGRRLYMEHGETVVTSDPSEVVDRDYYTLAYAEKRGLDDEPATATFAETAGEDTERARGEPDSTGDDRPESRDGESSADPAEAGPSAAERTERAVAESCGDDPVEGSVE comes from the coding sequence ATGACGCTGTACGGCGTCGGCCTTGGCCCCGGCGACGCCGACCTCGTCACCGTCCGCGGTCAGCGAGTCCTCGAGACCGCGGACGTCGTGTACTCGCCCGGGCGGCTCTCCCGGACCGTCGCGACCGAGCACGTCCCCGAATCCCGGATCGGCGACCTCGACTTCCCGATGACGCGGGACGCGGACGAACTCCGTCGCGCCTGGAAGGCCGCGGCGAGCGAGATCGCACCGCGAGCCTGTGACGGCGACGTCGCGTTCGTCACCCTCGGCGACCCGAACGTCTACTCCACGTTCGGGCACCTCAGACGGACGTTCGACGCCTTCCATCCCGAGGTCGACCTCGAGGTCGTCCCGGGCGTGAGTGCCGTCACCGCGTTCACGACCGCTCTCGGCGTCGAGGTCGCGGCCGGTGCGAGCCTCGCACTCCACGAGGCCGCCCGCGGCCACGCACCCACTGGCCCCGACCGCATGATCCTGTTCAAGGTCACGGACGTCCCCGCGACCCACGAGGGCCTCGTCGACGCCGGCTACGACGTCACGTACGGTCGTCGACTCTACATGGAGCACGGCGAGACGGTCGTCACAAGCGACCCGAGCGAGGTCGTCGACCGCGACTACTACACGCTCGCGTACGCCGAGAAGCGAGGGCTCGACGACGAGCCCGCGACCGCGACGTTCGCGGAGACGGCCGGCGAGGACACAGAGCGCGCGAGGGGCGAACCGGACTCGACCGGGGACGACCGCCCCGAGTCCCGGGACGGGGAGTCGAGCGCGGACCCAGCCGAAGCTGGGCCATCCGCGGCTGAGCGAACCGAACGAGCCGTCGCCGAATCGTGCGGGGACGACCCCGTGGAGGGTTCGGTCGAATGA